The genome window ATTCAAGTTCTTCCTTGATTATTTTACCAATAACTTCCCAGAACCTGAGACAGAGCTGCATTACGGAAGTCCTTATGAGTTGCTTGTTGCCGTAGCCCTTTCCGCGCAATGCACGGATAAGCGTGTGAACATGGTTACGCCTGCGCTTTTCGAGCGGTTCCCCGATCCGGTTGCACTGGCGGCCTCTAATGTGGAGGAGGTTTTTACTTACATCCGCTCCATTTCTTATCCCAACAACAAAGCCAAACATTTAGTGGGCATGGGAAGAATGCTCGTCGAGCAATTCAATTCCGAGGTGCCCGCTTCCATAGATGACTTGCAGAAGCTGCCCGGCGTCGGACGGAAAACTGCAAATGTGATCGCATCCGTTATCTTCAATCAGCCTGCTATGGCTGTCGACACCCATGTTTTTCGCGTTTCACGACGCATTGGACTGGTGCCGCTTACGGCTACCACGCCACTTGCGGTTGAAAAAGAACTTTTAAAATATATTCCCAAAGATCTCGTTCATAAGGCGCATCACTGGCTCATTCTGCACGGGCGCTACATTTGCCTCGCCAGAACCCCAAAATGCATGGAGTGCCCCTTGAGGCCGTGTTGTAAATTTTACGAAAAGAATGTAAAAGTTTCCCTTTTTCAATCCTGATTACAACCATTTCAAGGTTACTAGCATCTGTGTTAATAGTATCAGTCCCCATTAATTTTAAAGAAGAAGGAAAAGAAATGAAGCGAATTAATTTATCATTGGTCATCGTATTTGCGCTGCTTATCGGTTTGTCGGGTTGTATGGATTCGGATGGTCCGGATGACACGGCAAAAGTGAAGGAAAACGAGACCGCGATCGAGAACTATCTCAAAACAGACA of Dyadobacter chenhuakuii contains these proteins:
- the nth gene encoding endonuclease III — its product is MLRKDRFKFFLDYFTNNFPEPETELHYGSPYELLVAVALSAQCTDKRVNMVTPALFERFPDPVALAASNVEEVFTYIRSISYPNNKAKHLVGMGRMLVEQFNSEVPASIDDLQKLPGVGRKTANVIASVIFNQPAMAVDTHVFRVSRRIGLVPLTATTPLAVEKELLKYIPKDLVHKAHHWLILHGRYICLARTPKCMECPLRPCCKFYEKNVKVSLFQS